CAAGGTCCAGCGACAGCAAGGTTGGCAAATGCCAAGCCCGCAAAGGTAATGATCGACTGCATGGTAAAGGAATGAATAGTAAAGAGTGactaaaaataaaagaatgGATGGAAGATCTCAGCGGAGTGCAGATCATGCGGGTGGAGCTCATTATATAAAAGACGGCAGCAACATGAGTTACTTTAACTGTACAAGTCCAACGCTGACTCGCTTCACCATGGTTAAGTTGAGTGTTATTTAATTGCGATTCCCATGTCCTCGCATGTTTGCTTCCTAACAAAGTTGACTATACGCAATTGGGTAAAATCATGGTTGCCGATGTAAACTATCGACGCCCTTGGTGTGATAATGTGCGCCGCTGATGGCTCGTTCCTCGTATAGCAATAGTTAAATGGTAATAAACCTGAAACATGTTTTCTGCGGCTGAGTTGAATTATGCCCTGTGGCGTTGAGTCTAGACGATAAAACTATCTTTTAGGTCTGCATTAGAACAGCTTGGGGAAATGAGACGCCTTTTTGAACGTTATGCTTGAACTTTTCAGTGCGAGCTAAAAAATGGCTaacctcaagaagaagaagctgaaaATATTAGTCTAAAAATCAGTTGATGTTATTGGTTAGCCCCTGCAGCGATTCGTCGTAGGGCAGGCTAGCAtgattttaattaaaatgcTTAGACTGGTGGATATTACAATTATAGCTTGCCATAACCATCCCCTGATAAACTCGTCGAAAGCAGACTCAATAATTTATTTCCAATTTGATCTTATCGCGTAGCAGAGTGATTTATCTTATCGTTTTCAGTATACCGCTCCCGGACGCTTCCTCAAGCTACTTATTGTAGGTCTAACATCTTGACGTTATACTCAGTCGCATTCCCCAAGTGATATTGTTCGAATGACTGATGATATCGTTCCAGTACTTCCTCAGGTAGATATGCTCCGTTTGTTTCCCATTTCGAAACCTGGCCGATGATCCTCCAATCCGTACCTGCGTCATTCGATCTTATCAAGAAGGGAGTAGAAAGACCTTGGAAAACGCAAATCTTATCTCCGATGACTGCCATGTTAGTATCGTGAAGTAGCCTTCCTCCTGTTCCATCTTGTAAGACGAAATTACTGCAACCAACCAAGGCTTTTTGAATGATTGGGTCTGTCACCATACCAAATGCACCCTGTAACTGTTCTTCAGTACCATATCTCGTACCAAGAGACGAGATGGGCTGATGATGGACCATACAAGTATATGCCAGCATAATCCGTTGCACAATTGCAGGATTTTGTTCCAATTGTGTATCGGTATATATGCTTGAAAAGTGGTATTTGAGCCACTCAGTCATAACCGACATGCGAGTGACTCTCCGTATCGCTGCAGCCGGTGCGATGATAGATTCGTCGAATCGTAAAAATGCTGACGTTGGTATAATGCCAGAATCTGTATCTGGAGTAACAGGACTGCTGGTTGAGATACACACACCAAGTATGATTGCAGGCAATGTAAGAATCTTTCTATTTGGTGCCATTCGAAAGAAACTTGCACGACTAGGCGCGAGATTTGCCTTTGCCATCCAGTTCTCTCGGAGATCGGGAGTCCAAGAGGGCACGTCTGTAAAGCAGCCTGCTGTGCCTAGGTTCAAGACCCGGACATCTTTCGTTTGTTCGAGGATAAACACCACGAAATCGTAGCAAAGTCTCTCAAAAGACTTTGTATAATCCGGTTGAAGAGCTCGTGGTAAGGGATCACAAGCCAAAAGACCAAGTAGTGCATACAAACGGTCATGAGGAACAGTCGCCTCCAACTCGGTCGCTTCATTCAACAGCTTCAAGATGTCAATCGCGCACTGCTTTTGTTGAGCGACCAAGTCTTTCTTTTGTTCTTGATCAGTTTCGCTTCTGTTCTGCAAAATCTTCTTGTACGCTAATTCGATAGCTTTGAACCTGACAGGGTTCTCCGTCATGAATGAATAAAGAAGTTGTCCATCCTCTGACGGATTGAGCATCAGAACCCAAGTCTTGAAAAAAATGTCGTACCCAAATTCATGCTGTCCGCAAAGCAATATAGGCGCTTTCTGTGCCAGAACAGCCTCTTGAAGAATCCAGATTCGTCGAAACCATGGGCGGTGACCAATTGATCTCAATGCCTTTCGAACCAACTCAACTTCAGCCGCAGGTTCAGCACCTGACTTCCCAAGCTTCAGAAATGATGCGATCCGATTGTCTTCGATATGATCTTGGTCAACCGATGATACAAAATTAATCAACTTCTCTGCTAATTTGCAGACTGGcatctcctcctcgtcgtcaaCCGGGCCTAGCCATGCTAGTACGCGCTCGCATTTACCGTAAATCTCTGACATGCGGGGAACTTGGACGGATTTTTCGACTTGATCATTCTGGTTGATGCAGATAGCATCGACCCATAACCATGCACTTGTCGCATTTAGTTCATTCGTGAATATATAGCGCCGATACTCATAGAGAGCATGATAAAGATTCCTTGTGATGCTGAATGGTTGTTCATTGAGGAGAACCGTGGCAGGGTTGTCGGTTGGTCCCCACACATATGACAAAGCCCAGAATCTTTGGTTAGCTGGAGCTTGTACAGTGCGAAGGTCAAGAGAGATCAGTTCTGTGTCGCTGGACTGAACATGGATTAGTCGTATCTCATCTTGTTCAAGGGCTTTGTATGGAAAGGGTCCATCAGGAAATAGGTCCATTGTGGTGTGATGTTTGGTTGAGATATTTACGGATCGAAGGAATGAACCACAGGGTAAGTATCTGACATCACGGATCAGGAATACCATAAGCCGCATTAGACGCAAGTCAATCAAGTGTAAATCTATTGGCCTGAAATCCAGCAAGATATTTCTAAATTAGGTAGACTAGGTAGTATAGAAAAGTCAAATTACATGATTGAGAATTAACATAAGTGCGGGTTACAAATGACAGCATATTAACTTTCTAAAACAATACATACGCCCGGTAGAAATAGAATGTCAAGGGttggcctcagggtatcagaaaaattggccgctgtaagcctagaagacgaaattagtgggccactttatgctctttagactatagctcttagactatttatttttgtaacctaagacttagggggttattttttctgctacccactagggtTGGTTAGAAATAATATTGTAAAGTAGCAATACAAGAAACTAGAGTTTCACTGGCTCAGCCACCTGGACGTTGCAGGCGCGGTCAAACCACAGGCCAATAGATGTCTGCTTTTCGTAGAACCCAGACTTGAACAGAGACTTTTCAAGAGTATAGCAACCTTGgaaagaagggaaaaagaTGAAAGATCCGCAGTTGGGGTCGCTAGCGCATGACTGCTGGCAGGTCTCGGCTGTATAGAAGCCCGAAACAGCCATAGGCTGGCATTTGCTCTGATTGCACTCTCCATAAGCACCGCAGATGGGGTCAGGCTCGCGCTTCTCAATATCGCAAGCGTTGTCGTACCACTCAACCCGTGGGGAGGATTGTTGGTAGAATCCCGAGTCTTGAGCAATATTGGCGTTGAGGAAGCAATTCCCATTCTGGGTGTCGTATATTATAGACTTGCAATTGGCGTCGGCGCGGCAAATATCTTGACATTCTCCAAGATAGAGTGCAGAGTTCGAGGCGATGCGACTTCTGCAGCCATCGCTAGCAGGAGAGCATGTACCATGTTGACCACAGACGGGATCAGCTGGTGCTGCAGTGGTCGTGGTGGACGAATCGGAAGTGGTAGATGACGGCTCGAGG
This Fusarium poae strain DAOMC 252244 chromosome 3, whole genome shotgun sequence DNA region includes the following protein-coding sequences:
- a CDS encoding hypothetical protein (SECRETED:SignalP(1-21)), producing MVQAKIITVALAACFFESVYAGACKPRSSLSTEGQPISSTVASGASSIATETSTMAETFTTAETSTLAITTTSQFLEPSSTTSDSSTTTTAAPADPVCGQHGTCSPASDGCRSRIASNSALYLGECQDICRADANCKSIIYDTQNGNCFLNANIAQDSGFYQQSSPRVEWYDNACDIEKREPDPICGAYGECNQSKCQPMAVSGFYTAETCQQSCASDPNCGSFIFFPSFQGCYTLEKSLFKSGFYEKQTSIGLWFDRACNVQVAEPVKL